A single Tuberibacillus sp. Marseille-P3662 DNA region contains:
- a CDS encoding DUF3231 family protein, translated as MREDQSSNQLHGNPLTSAEMGKLWASYTGNTLGRCVISYYLKHVDDADIKKVLKYALDLSESFIRDIKAIFVKENFPIPVGLTDEDVDQDAPRLFYDEFYLYYLQYVGKAGISIYSAAIPIVTRKDVRDFFVESLRDTVKLMTEVNDVLKSKGILTNAQPMPSPEKVDFVKRQDFLSGFLGDVRPLHGLEVAHLFDNINNDITSKALIVGFRQGARHEKVKKYLERGENINKKHIEMLSDKLNKDHSPAPTILDHLVTPSTTPPFSDKLMVFHKIDMFSMKIREYANGASLNGRRDIGALYARCLLDVSLYVEDGANIMIDHGWMEQPPELINRDQLS; from the coding sequence ATGAGAGAAGATCAATCATCAAATCAGTTACATGGTAACCCGTTAACATCAGCAGAAATGGGGAAGCTTTGGGCATCCTACACGGGTAATACGCTAGGTAGATGTGTCATCAGTTACTATCTGAAACACGTGGATGATGCGGATATTAAAAAGGTATTGAAATATGCTTTGGATTTAAGTGAATCATTTATCCGTGATATCAAAGCGATTTTCGTTAAAGAAAATTTTCCTATACCAGTTGGGTTAACGGATGAAGATGTCGATCAAGATGCTCCTCGACTCTTTTACGATGAGTTTTATCTTTATTATCTACAATATGTTGGCAAAGCTGGGATTAGCATCTACAGTGCTGCGATTCCAATAGTGACAAGAAAGGATGTAAGGGATTTTTTTGTTGAAAGTCTGAGGGATACTGTCAAATTAATGACTGAGGTCAATGATGTTTTAAAATCTAAAGGGATTTTAACGAATGCACAACCTATGCCGAGTCCAGAAAAAGTTGACTTTGTGAAACGACAAGATTTCCTGAGCGGTTTTCTTGGAGATGTTCGGCCACTTCATGGATTGGAAGTGGCTCATCTTTTCGATAACATTAATAACGATATCACAAGTAAAGCGCTCATTGTTGGTTTTAGGCAGGGAGCAAGACATGAGAAAGTAAAAAAGTACTTGGAGCGGGGCGAGAATATTAATAAGAAGCATATCGAAATGCTTTCAGATAAGTTGAACAAAGATCATTCTCCTGCACCAACCATTTTAGATCATTTGGTGACCCCATCGACCACGCCGCCATTTTCGGACAAACTCATGGTTTTTCATAAGATTGATATGTTCTCAATGAAAATAAGGGAATATGCCAATGGAGCCTCACTCAATGGGAGACGAGATATTGGTGCCTTATATGCACGATGTTTATTGGATGTTTCGTTATATGTTGAAGATGGGGCTAATATCATGATTGACCACGGATGGATGGAACAACCGCCGGAGTTAATCAATCGCGATCAATTGTCTTGA